Sequence from the Phragmites australis chromosome 6, lpPhrAust1.1, whole genome shotgun sequence genome:
GTGCGGGCGCCGCCCCCCGGAGTCGTGCTTCAGGATGCGGTACACGCCCTCGCCCAGCGCCCGCGTCGCCGTGCTGTACTCCTCTGAAACAAACGCCACGTCAGATCGCATCACCGCTTCCGCGTCAAAAATGCTTCacgaacaacaacaaaaagttcaattttctttcatttgCATTTGAAGGCATATTATCAAGCTAACATGCATGTTCCCGAGCAGGAATTTAGTAACTCGGTGCGATTACATGCTCATTTGCGATCGAAAAATAGCACAGGAAAGAAAGCTCCGTTCCGAGTATGCTCTGCGGTCTTATACGCACCTTCCTTGAGCGCGTCCTTGATGTCCTGGACCTTGGTGGTGACGAGCTCGACGTAGCCCCAGTACGGGCGGCTGCGCTTCGCCGGGTCCGGCAGGCTCTTCTTCCCCATCACCACCAGCCGGAGCAGCGGCTGCTCTTCAATGTTCACCTCCTGCGGAATCAATCGCGCGCGGCCACAGTTTAAATTAACACCGCGTTCATGGGAACTTGAACACGGACATATGTCGGCGTGCCGCAAGTGCATACCTCCTTGCCGTGGCCGCCTTCGTGGGCTTCCTTGcttgttcctcctcctcctcctccctggtcgccgtcgccgtcgccgtcgtgcTGCTGTTCGCCTCCCTCCTTGCCGGAGTCTGGCGCCTGCTTCTCCTCGCCGGACTCGGGGCGCATGACGATGTACATCCGCTGCACGTCGTCGGGGCTGCGCGCCTCGTCCTTGTCCACCTTGGGCCGGTAGAAGAAGAAGATCTCGCCCTTCTCCTGCACGCATCCAAGCTTGCAATCCCACAGCCATGTCCGGATTAAAAAGGGGATTTTGACGGGGTTAATTTCACACCTGGATCTCCACTTTGGGGTCGGGTCGGGTTTTCACCTCCTTGCCTTGCGCCATGATGGTCGCCGATGCTGCGAACCGAGTTGCTCGTGCGTGCCAGGTGCGAGTTCGATCGATCGAGACGGTACCCAGCGGCAGTAAAAAGTGCGGGAGGGCAGCGAGTCGTGGGGGCCGTGAATCGGCGGGGTAAATAACCATGCGGGCCTGTGGCTCGCCGAGCTTCTCGTTACTTACACGTGCGCACGTACGTGGTCGCTGGCTAGAATCGTAAGGCTTTACCTCTGTCTCCCGTCGAGACACGTGTCGCAGCCTATCTACACGGTGCCACTGTGCTGAGTGCGTCAGGTACTCAAGTGCAAGCCAGGAGTGgactattttattttgaaaattttatgaAAGTAAATTTTAACCGTTAGTTTCTGTTATGATATATTGTTAATTTCTATAAAATTAATGTTATACCAAAAATACTTTGAAATAAAAATtttgaagtttgatttttttcaaaacacaATACGCGTTATATTCTTGAATGACGGAAATACTTCTCATCGTTCTTAAGAAAGGATGCTAATCAAGTTTATTATTCCATCTCTTTTGAGACAAAAATATTGCTCACATAAAATCAGAGACGAGTTCGTaaaacagagagagaaaaaaagagacaggaaataacaaaataaaaaggTACATTGTGGCTGCTGGGATTCGAGCCCAGGTCTCCACGGCCACAACGTGGAATTCTCACCACTAAACTACAGCCACTTTGTTGTCCTGTTGCTTCAGTAAATTTactatatataataatataatttatcatTTGTACCTCTCATAGGATAAGTCCTGTGCACAGGCGCCGTAGCTTCGTGGAGTAAGATTTTCAGCTCCAAACGACGTTGTTCCTAACTAATCACTGTGACGTATAGGTGCATGCATAAACCATCTTGCTCCCGGTTCGAGTCGTGCGTGTTAGATGCCATATGAAAAGGAGGCAAGCGATAGGCCGATAGCGACCACCTATCATTTGTTTCAGTTACAACAACTCCTGTCCAGTTTCAGCGATTCACGGTCTCAATTCTGCTGCACATTAACAATGATGTTAAGACCTGGGATATTGGATGATTTGAAGCTTCAGTTTCTTTCATATATCAAATCTTGATCAAAAGAGACACGCAGCAGCGAACGAGCTGATAGTTTAGTGGTAGGATCGCTGGTTGTAGCATCTACCCACCTGCGTTCGAGATGTCGTAACCACGTCTGAGTTCAGCTAGGATAGAGTACACACGCCTACGTATTCTCGCATACTGAAAGCCTCAGACGTCCCAATCTTTAAAGTGTGGGGGGGCCACGCACACGTATATATGGGTGCGTCCTGTTGTAcccttaaaaaaagagagacacACAGCATTGTGTTGTAGTGCGTATGTTGGTGTCTCTGACAAATGGCACCCTGACAAATACATCTTCAGTACAAATTCATATCAATCTTAttgtttcattattttttactcAGAGTATCCAGTTTCACAATACAAGCAATCTGATTGTTTCTCTGATGGCATCGTGGCCATCTTTAGTTTCTCAAAAATCTCTCTCAAAAAGTCAAAGGGGGGAGTGCAAAGTCACAGAAAATATCAAAGGTACCAGGCCCGTGCGATCGCAATCAGACGGCTGCTATCTGGTCTACTGGTCCACCCTGACCTTGCTCCCGCAGCAGCCGCCCCCCTTCGCTGccggggccgccgccgccgcggtggcctCGTCGGAGTGGCAGTCCAATACCCTGACCTTACTCCCGCAGCATCCTCCTCCCTTCccgttcgccgccggcgcccCGATGGTGTCGTCGGGGTGGCGGTCCAAGAACTCGCGGTTCTCCTTCCAGACCTCGCCGTCGTCGTACACCTCCTTCTTCCAGATGGGAACGGACGCCTTGATCTCGTCGATCACGTACCTGCACGCCTCCATCGCGTCGGCGCGGTGCGTGGCCGACGCCGCCACGAACACGCTCGCCTCGCCCGCCGGCACCGTCCCGAGGCGGTGCGCCACGGCGAGCCGCCGCAGCGCGTGGGCGGCCCGGGCCTCGCGCAGGATGGCCACCAGCCGGCGCCGCGCCATGGCCGCGTACGCCTCGTACCGGAGCTCCACGACGCGACGCCCCGCGAAGTGGTCCCGCGTGGTGCCCTCGAACGTGGCGATGGCGCCCGCGGAGAGGTCGCGGACGTGGTCCACGTACCGGGAGATGTCCAACCGACCGGACCCCTCCTCCAGGATCTCGACGAGATCCACGTCGgccgcctctgccgccgccgctgccgccgggaGCTCGTCGCCAGCCATGGAAAGATGAGATTTTTGGGTTCTTGGACTCGCTGGAGCTCGGATTGGAGGCGTCGAGAGGGGAGATAAGAGCTTTCTGAGGTCAAGGCTGCAAGGGGAAGGAGATGCCAGGAATTACGAGACTACCCTCCGGGCTCCGGTTGATTACGAATGCAGTGAGGTCGGCAAAAGATGCTGCCGTGGATTCCAGTTGCGCCGGCATCCGCGCTCCTTCCGTCCTTCGAACCGCTGAAATCTCTCATGCGTCTCGTAGAGTCGTAGGCCGTCGGCGGCGCCTCGGCGCCTGCGGCATGCTCATGCTACATCCTTATGTGTTGATGATTTGCGCAGTTTTTTTGTGTGTCGTAGCTGCTATCTGATGAACGGATTAAAGGCATGTTTTCTTACTTCTCCCATGTGACTTTTGGATAACTGAAATCAGAAAGGGCCATCcacctctctcttcctctttcttttcttgcccctctcttttctttctttttcttctcctcatcCATAACGTAAGACCCTATTTTAcaactaaatatattttatttgaatataAAAAATTTTGACAGTATTTTCTCTATAGGGGTAGTAtaactgacaaaaaaaaaatcacaagcaGACAATATATAATAAAATCAACATATAGAAATTTTCAGGACGCTACCAACGTCTTTccacaacatatacaaaataGCTTCTTCAAACGCGAAACTTAATACAAAACGAACGACAGACCGCCAAAAGCATAATTTCTAAACACCGATTGAGTTATCGACATCGTGATGAGGTAGTGCGTGCAGCTACCAAgttccatccccaaaatgcacgtcaacattctaaacatacctgtaaaaaaTTTAACAGGGGatgagacgagctcagcaagtaacagctatgagTATAAACATATCTCACCCGATTCAAGAGTATTTGGGAATTAATCATTCTTCTCACAacgtaaaaaaaaacatatggttttaaagagaatatCCTTTCAGAATATTTGTCGAGAAAATAACGACAGACTCCAACACGGTCTTCCACAAA
This genomic interval carries:
- the LOC133922684 gene encoding uncharacterized protein LOC133922684, with amino-acid sequence MAQGKEVKTRPDPKVEIQEKGEIFFFYRPKVDKDEARSPDDVQRMYIVMRPESGEEKQAPDSGKEGGEQQHDGDGDGDQGGGGGGTSKEAHEGGHGKEEVNIEEQPLLRLVVMGKKSLPDPAKRSRPYWGYVELVTTKVQDIKDALKEEEYSTATRALGEGVYRILKHDSGGRRPHTHLVYKLELPSRGSGEPQEAMNVEPEASFIVQVKNPNPPSGGRSGDGGFRGLQNKRRAAFPAHLQGAFGSRRYAPADPLGLLNYEGCELLLIAASDDVEEELGLELEGEVGAEAERGEQGAAECSDLVKMFGEVADVKPLLSGSWD
- the LOC133922685 gene encoding molybdopterin synthase catalytic subunit, whose translation is MAGDELPAAAAAAEAADVDLVEILEEGSGRLDISRYVDHVRDLSAGAIATFEGTTRDHFAGRRVVELRYEAYAAMARRRLVAILREARAAHALRRLAVAHRLGTVPAGEASVFVAASATHRADAMEACRYVIDEIKASVPIWKKEVYDDGEVWKENREFLDRHPDDTIGAPAANGKGGGCCGSKVRVLDCHSDEATAAAAAPAAKGGGCCGSKVRVDQ